A genomic segment from Gilvibacter sp. SZ-19 encodes:
- a CDS encoding sensor histidine kinase gives MFENTDIISLILIALSFLLLMAIALVTFFFLSRKKVINAELEKANLEISHQKEMLQATILTQEKERKRIAQDLHDAISSKLNIVSLNTNVLLEGGVNEQESNELLGTILQISNTTLESSRRIAHDLLPPVLEKFGLIPAVEELTNDFNRATANLISFNSDYQPELLDAKAELHLYRIIQELVNNSLKHGKASAITISIKQQPLSLLYTDNGVGFENTESGGSPGLGMKNIESRVALLGASSTFKSSPGEGISFSLKLNQHE, from the coding sequence ATGTTTGAGAACACAGACATAATTTCTTTAATTCTTATTGCGCTTAGCTTTTTATTGCTGATGGCCATTGCTCTGGTTACCTTTTTCTTTTTGTCGAGGAAGAAGGTCATCAATGCTGAGCTAGAGAAGGCCAACTTGGAAATATCGCATCAGAAAGAAATGCTACAAGCCACCATTCTCACCCAAGAAAAGGAACGCAAGCGCATAGCACAAGACCTGCACGACGCTATCTCCTCTAAGCTGAATATAGTTTCTTTGAACACCAATGTGCTTTTAGAAGGAGGCGTGAATGAACAAGAATCCAACGAGCTCTTGGGTACTATTCTGCAAATCTCCAATACTACTCTAGAGAGTTCCAGACGCATAGCCCATGATCTCCTACCGCCTGTTCTTGAAAAATTCGGACTAATTCCAGCAGTAGAAGAACTTACCAATGACTTTAATAGGGCTACAGCCAACTTGATCAGCTTTAATAGCGATTATCAGCCCGAATTACTCGACGCCAAGGCGGAGCTTCATCTGTACCGAATAATCCAAGAATTGGTCAACAATTCACTTAAACACGGCAAGGCGAGTGCTATTACCATTTCCATTAAACAACAACCATTGAGCCTGCTGTATACAGACAACGGAGTGGGCTTTGAAAATACCGAGAGTGGTGGAAGTCCAGGGCTCGGCATGAAGAATATAGAAAGTAGAGTGGCGCTTTTAGGAGCTAGCTCGACTTTTAAAAGTTCCCCCGGAGAAGGAATAAGTTTTTCATTAAAATTAAATCAGCATGAGTGA
- a CDS encoding response regulator transcription factor codes for MSDKIIRIGLADDEELFRKGIAFILEREPDFEVVFEAENGQKLLDTLATMDKLPDVILTDLKMPMLNGIEATKAVLKKYPQVKVIALTSYNTRGFIANMVDIGAAAFLVKNSTPKTVKHTVREVVSRGFYYNYQVMQIIQDELQGGQHRTVIDADELTSREKEVLQLICDQLTTQEIAERLFISPRTVEGHRNNLLQKTNSKNVAGLVLFAIRHNLVILDKGLY; via the coding sequence ATGAGTGATAAGATAATACGGATCGGTTTGGCCGACGATGAAGAACTATTTCGCAAAGGCATAGCCTTTATCTTGGAACGTGAGCCCGATTTCGAAGTGGTCTTTGAGGCAGAGAATGGTCAAAAACTACTGGATACCTTGGCCACCATGGACAAGCTCCCCGATGTAATCTTGACCGATCTTAAGATGCCCATGCTCAACGGGATAGAGGCAACCAAAGCTGTATTGAAGAAATATCCGCAGGTTAAGGTCATTGCGCTTACCAGTTACAACACCCGTGGGTTTATTGCCAATATGGTAGATATAGGTGCAGCGGCTTTCTTAGTTAAGAATTCTACTCCTAAAACCGTAAAACATACGGTTCGAGAAGTGGTAAGCCGTGGATTTTATTACAATTATCAGGTCATGCAGATCATTCAAGATGAGCTTCAAGGCGGTCAACACCGAACGGTAATCGATGCAGACGAGCTGACCAGTCGAGAAAAGGAAGTGCTTCAACTTATTTGCGACCAACTCACCACTCAAGAAATAGCAGAGCGACTTTTTATAAGCCCGCGCACTGTAGAGGGCCATAGGAACAATCTTTTACAGAAAACCAATTCTAAGAACGTAGCCGGATTGGTTTTGTTTGCAATTCGGCACAATTTGGTCATTTTAGATAAGGGTCTCTACTGA
- the pgi gene encoding glucose-6-phosphate isomerase — protein MSFPSVNPTQTKAWAALTALFENTANTNLQDLFKEDANRAAAYSLQWQDFYVDFSKTHINAAIKEALLDLASEVKLKEAIAAQFTGEHINQTEDRAVLHTALRNFSAMKPEVSEVLAQIKSFTEQVISGAWKGYTGKSITDVVNIGIGGSDLGPDMVVEALRNQRNHLNVRFVSNVEGDHVIESLNGLDPETTLFIIVSKSFTTQETLMNAQTIRKWFLQYTSEENIAKHFIAVSTNIPAVKDFGIDPNNIFTMWDWVGGRFSLWSAVGLSIACAIGYEQYEDLLRGAHEMDQHFANTPFEQNIPVMLALISVWYNNFVGAESEAVIPYTQYLTKLVPYLQQAIMESNGKGVDRNGEVIDYQTGTIVWGSTGTNAQHAFFQLIHQGTKVIPADFIGFKKDQHNQKAHQDALMANFIAQTQALMTGTVGQQVDSPFKVFTGNRPTNTILIDQLSPNSLGKLIALYEHKLFTQGVIWNIFSYDQWGVQLGKVLAKNTLSDIESGHVSETHDGSTQALLQHLSN, from the coding sequence ATGAGTTTTCCGTCTGTAAATCCGACACAAACCAAAGCCTGGGCAGCCTTAACTGCTTTATTTGAAAATACTGCTAACACCAATTTGCAAGATCTTTTTAAAGAGGATGCCAACAGGGCAGCAGCCTATAGTTTGCAATGGCAGGATTTTTATGTGGATTTTTCTAAAACCCATATAAATGCTGCAATAAAAGAGGCCTTGCTGGATCTTGCTTCGGAGGTTAAACTTAAGGAAGCTATTGCTGCTCAATTTACAGGAGAACACATTAACCAGACCGAAGATCGCGCTGTGCTACATACGGCATTGCGTAACTTCTCCGCTATGAAGCCAGAGGTTTCAGAGGTCTTGGCGCAGATAAAGTCATTTACCGAGCAGGTCATTTCTGGGGCTTGGAAAGGCTATACCGGTAAAAGCATCACCGATGTAGTGAATATAGGAATAGGAGGGAGCGACCTTGGTCCGGATATGGTTGTGGAGGCCTTGCGCAACCAACGTAACCATTTGAATGTTCGATTTGTATCGAATGTAGAGGGCGATCACGTTATCGAGTCATTAAATGGATTAGACCCAGAAACCACTTTGTTCATCATTGTTTCTAAAAGTTTTACTACCCAAGAAACCCTTATGAACGCCCAGACCATCCGCAAATGGTTCTTACAATATACCTCCGAAGAGAACATCGCAAAACACTTTATTGCCGTTAGTACCAATATTCCGGCGGTAAAAGACTTCGGAATTGACCCTAACAACATCTTTACCATGTGGGATTGGGTCGGAGGTCGTTTTTCACTTTGGAGTGCCGTAGGTTTGAGCATTGCATGTGCGATCGGCTATGAGCAATACGAGGACTTGCTCCGAGGCGCACACGAAATGGATCAGCATTTTGCAAACACCCCTTTTGAGCAGAATATCCCGGTTATGTTGGCCCTCATCTCTGTTTGGTACAACAACTTTGTAGGCGCCGAAAGTGAAGCCGTTATTCCATATACGCAGTATTTGACCAAGCTGGTTCCTTACTTGCAGCAAGCCATAATGGAGAGTAATGGGAAAGGAGTTGATCGCAACGGAGAGGTGATCGATTACCAAACGGGGACCATAGTTTGGGGATCTACAGGGACCAATGCCCAACACGCTTTCTTTCAATTGATCCACCAGGGCACTAAAGTGATCCCTGCGGATTTCATCGGCTTTAAAAAAGATCAGCACAACCAGAAAGCGCATCAAGATGCACTTATGGCCAATTTCATTGCCCAGACCCAAGCTTTAATGACGGGAACTGTAGGGCAGCAGGTAGATTCGCCGTTTAAGGTGTTTACAGGGAATCGTCCTACCAATACGATTCTGATAGATCAACTGAGTCCTAATTCCCTCGGAAAGCTCATTGCCCTTTACGAGCATAAACTTTTTACTCAAGGGGTGATCTGGAATATTTTTAGTTACGATCAGTGGGGTGTGCAATTAGGTAAAGTTTTGGCTAAGAACACTTTGAGTGATATTGAGTCTGGACATGTTTCTGAAACACATGATGGTTCTACTCAGGCCTTATTACAACATCTAAGTAATTAA
- a CDS encoding YifB family Mg chelatase-like AAA ATPase, with protein MLTKVFGSAVFGIDATTITIEVHVDNGIGYHLVGLPDNAIKESNYRIAAALLTHNFKIPGKKLTLNMAPADLRKEGAAYDLPLAMGILLASEQIAQEFDPEAYIMMGELSLDGTLQPIRGALPMAIKAREEGFKRMILPAQNAEEAAIVRGLEVYGAQSIGEVIDHFNKGTALKQVLVDPNLLFAKQNDTISMDFADIKGQESIKRCMEVAAAGGHNILLIGPPGSGKTMIAKRLPSILPPMTLDEALETTKIHSVAGRTKEAKGILTQRPFRSPHHTISDVALVGGGTYPQPGEISLAHNGVLFLDELPEFKRAVLEVLRQPLEDREVCISRARFNVTYPASFMMVASMNPSPGGYFNEPDAPVVNSPQEIQRYLGRISGPLLDRMDMHIEVNPVGFDKLSDAPAGTSSATIRARVIKARAIQEQRFKDQETVHYNAQMQSKAIRKYCTLDQASKELLKQAMDRLGLSARAYDRILKVARTMADLDGASQIKEEHLLEAIQYRNLDRPGWMGGL; from the coding sequence ATGCTTACAAAAGTATTCGGGAGTGCCGTTTTCGGTATAGATGCAACCACCATTACCATAGAGGTCCATGTAGATAATGGCATAGGATATCATTTGGTCGGCTTACCAGATAACGCGATCAAAGAAAGCAATTACCGCATTGCTGCAGCCCTGCTCACACACAACTTTAAAATCCCAGGCAAAAAGTTAACCCTCAATATGGCTCCGGCAGATCTTCGAAAAGAAGGCGCCGCTTACGATCTGCCTTTGGCTATGGGAATTTTATTGGCCAGTGAGCAAATCGCCCAAGAATTCGATCCGGAAGCTTATATCATGATGGGAGAACTTTCTCTGGACGGTACGCTGCAACCCATCAGAGGAGCATTGCCCATGGCAATAAAGGCAAGGGAAGAGGGCTTTAAACGTATGATACTTCCCGCCCAAAATGCCGAAGAGGCAGCCATAGTTCGAGGACTTGAGGTGTATGGGGCTCAGTCCATCGGAGAAGTAATTGATCATTTTAATAAAGGGACGGCCTTAAAACAAGTTTTGGTAGATCCAAACTTGCTTTTTGCAAAGCAAAATGACACTATCAGTATGGATTTTGCCGATATCAAAGGGCAAGAAAGTATTAAACGCTGTATGGAGGTGGCAGCTGCAGGAGGCCATAACATATTGCTGATCGGGCCTCCGGGCTCTGGCAAGACCATGATCGCCAAAAGGCTCCCGTCTATTTTGCCACCCATGACCTTGGACGAAGCCTTGGAAACCACTAAGATCCATTCTGTTGCAGGTCGCACCAAAGAGGCAAAAGGCATACTAACCCAGCGCCCCTTTAGAAGTCCTCACCATACCATAAGTGATGTGGCTTTGGTAGGAGGAGGCACCTATCCTCAGCCAGGGGAGATCTCACTTGCGCATAATGGCGTATTGTTCTTAGATGAACTCCCAGAGTTTAAACGAGCAGTTCTGGAAGTTTTGAGACAACCCTTAGAAGATCGAGAAGTTTGTATCTCTCGCGCCCGTTTCAATGTTACCTATCCGGCTAGTTTTATGATGGTTGCTAGTATGAATCCAAGTCCAGGAGGCTATTTCAACGAACCAGATGCTCCTGTGGTCAACTCTCCGCAGGAGATCCAAAGGTATTTAGGGCGTATCTCAGGTCCCTTATTAGACAGAATGGATATGCATATTGAGGTTAACCCTGTGGGGTTCGATAAACTAAGCGATGCTCCGGCAGGAACTTCTAGTGCAACTATAAGAGCTCGGGTTATAAAGGCAAGGGCAATCCAGGAGCAGCGATTCAAAGATCAAGAAACAGTGCATTACAATGCACAAATGCAGTCTAAGGCTATTAGAAAGTATTGCACGTTGGATCAAGCTAGTAAAGAACTCTTAAAGCAGGCCATGGATCGTTTGGGGCTATCTGCTCGAGCGTACGATCGGATATTGAAAGTTGCGCGTACCATGGCAGATCTGGATGGAGCTTCTCAGATCAAAGAGGAGCATTTACTAGAAGCCATTCAGTATCGCAACCTGGATCGACCCGGTTGGATGGGTGGGCTTTGA
- the hisS gene encoding histidine--tRNA ligase gives MKILKTPPQGMREFTADQKAIRNYIQNVILEHYQTFGFRQIETPCVENIDLLSSGQGGENEKLIFKILKRGDKLAKSSMDDLADLGLRFDLTVPLARFYANNMGQLPKVNKFIQIGNVWRAERPQKGRYRQFTQCDIDVIGDPTYLAELELISATTATLKQFGLDGFEVKINDRRLLMAIANYCGFNEDQAAEVFIILDKLDKIGIGGIKEELATTELDQQQCDTFIEIVSSFTSHTFEDFITANESQQIVPAELLEDLKFVIDTIQKETGSGIDIAFDLSLVRGMGYYTGMIFEVKVKGYSWSIAGGGRYDRMIGRFLGGKQQVPACGFSIGFERLALILEEQGFEIPDSRKRIALLGNKDADSIRAMREHAASLRADGNTVLLDYKAKNLGKQLDDFKAMGYTAFAFVNPGETIELRDLS, from the coding sequence ATGAAGATATTAAAGACACCTCCTCAGGGCATGCGCGAGTTCACAGCCGATCAAAAGGCGATTCGAAATTACATCCAAAATGTGATCTTGGAGCATTATCAAACCTTCGGATTCAGACAGATCGAAACTCCCTGTGTGGAGAACATCGACTTGCTATCCAGCGGACAAGGTGGAGAGAACGAGAAGTTGATCTTCAAGATCCTTAAACGAGGAGATAAATTGGCTAAATCTAGTATGGACGACTTGGCCGATCTCGGGCTGCGCTTTGACTTGACGGTGCCTTTAGCGCGTTTTTACGCCAATAATATGGGCCAATTGCCCAAGGTGAATAAGTTTATTCAGATAGGAAATGTTTGGCGTGCAGAGCGACCTCAAAAAGGGCGTTACCGCCAATTCACCCAATGCGACATAGATGTCATTGGAGACCCTACTTATTTGGCTGAGTTGGAACTTATCTCTGCCACTACTGCAACTTTGAAGCAATTTGGCTTAGACGGTTTTGAAGTAAAGATCAATGACAGGCGCCTTTTAATGGCTATTGCCAATTACTGCGGATTTAACGAAGATCAAGCCGCAGAGGTCTTTATCATTTTAGACAAACTGGACAAGATCGGTATCGGTGGAATCAAGGAAGAATTGGCTACCACTGAGCTAGATCAACAGCAATGTGACACATTTATAGAAATAGTTTCCTCCTTTACCTCACATACTTTCGAAGACTTTATAACTGCTAACGAATCACAGCAAATAGTTCCTGCCGAACTGCTGGAAGATCTAAAATTCGTGATCGATACCATTCAAAAGGAAACAGGCTCTGGCATAGACATAGCCTTTGATCTTTCTTTGGTTCGCGGAATGGGTTATTACACCGGAATGATCTTCGAAGTCAAGGTTAAGGGCTACTCGTGGTCCATTGCCGGAGGTGGGCGTTATGACCGTATGATAGGGCGTTTCCTCGGTGGAAAACAACAAGTGCCAGCTTGTGGTTTTTCGATCGGCTTTGAGCGCTTGGCTTTGATATTAGAAGAACAAGGCTTTGAAATTCCGGACAGCCGCAAACGCATTGCGCTCTTAGGCAATAAAGATGCAGATTCTATACGAGCAATGCGCGAGCACGCAGCTTCACTTAGAGCGGATGGCAATACTGTTTTGCTTGATTATAAGGCAAAAAATCTCGGAAAACAATTAGATGACTTCAAGGCAATGGGATATACTGCCTTTGCTTTTGTAAATCCAGGAGAGACTATAGAACTGCGTGATTTGAGTTAA
- a CDS encoding succinylglutamate desuccinylase/aspartoacylase family protein, with amino-acid sequence MADLQSLDLIKSRSIAPPIVKDDGPVVIFIGGIHGNEPAGIVALKQLLQELQEQRAFIAGSVYGLIGNKTALKTGQRYCEVDLNRIWSKGEIAALSQQDALNSEQKEQLELWYALQNIVDQHKGPFYFMDLHTTSGPTAPFLTVNDSLLNRRFTQHYPLPVVLGIEEYLQGPLLSYINELGYVAFGFEAGQHDDPLSIQNCYDFARLSLEIIGLIADGSEQEQRLRLGRQCSDLEQFYEIIHRHQVQRREAFKLNPGYRNFQQVPSGTLLGYDGDQAMVLDQKGQLFMPLYQGQGEDGYFLIRSVPAFFLGLSKILRKLRVDKVFPLLPGVHWMTEDKSKLRIDLKIARFFTTEVLHLFGYRKKERSAEELIVTNREAASKHEAYKKATWY; translated from the coding sequence ATGGCTGATCTACAAAGCCTAGACCTCATAAAATCTCGATCAATTGCCCCACCCATTGTAAAGGATGATGGTCCTGTAGTGATATTCATAGGTGGGATCCACGGTAATGAACCTGCCGGTATAGTTGCGCTAAAACAGTTATTGCAAGAGCTCCAAGAGCAGCGAGCGTTTATAGCGGGTTCCGTTTATGGCCTAATTGGTAATAAAACGGCATTAAAAACGGGGCAACGCTATTGTGAGGTCGATCTAAATAGAATATGGTCCAAGGGAGAAATTGCCGCACTCTCCCAACAAGATGCATTGAACTCCGAACAAAAAGAGCAGCTCGAGTTATGGTACGCGCTGCAAAATATAGTTGATCAACATAAAGGTCCTTTTTATTTTATGGACCTACACACGACTTCGGGACCCACAGCGCCTTTTTTAACGGTAAATGACAGCTTGTTGAACCGCCGTTTTACGCAGCACTATCCCCTACCCGTTGTTTTAGGGATTGAGGAGTATCTGCAAGGACCACTGCTGAGTTATATCAACGAACTCGGGTATGTGGCCTTTGGTTTTGAAGCAGGGCAACACGACGATCCCTTGAGTATTCAGAATTGCTACGATTTTGCGCGTTTGTCCCTAGAGATCATAGGACTTATTGCTGATGGGTCAGAGCAAGAACAGCGACTCCGACTAGGACGCCAGTGCAGTGATCTGGAACAGTTCTACGAGATCATCCACAGACATCAAGTGCAGCGGCGAGAAGCTTTTAAACTAAATCCTGGTTACCGTAATTTTCAGCAGGTTCCCTCTGGAACACTTTTAGGCTACGATGGTGACCAGGCCATGGTCTTAGATCAGAAAGGGCAATTGTTCATGCCCTTATACCAGGGACAAGGAGAAGACGGTTATTTTCTAATTCGCAGTGTGCCTGCGTTCTTTTTGGGCCTGAGTAAAATACTTAGAAAATTACGTGTGGATAAGGTATTTCCTTTACTTCCCGGAGTACATTGGATGACCGAAGACAAAAGTAAATTAAGGATCGATCTTAAGATAGCGCGGTTCTTTACCACAGAAGTGTTGCATCTATTCGGGTATAGAAAAAAGGAAAGGTCCGCAGAAGAACTCATAGTGACCAACCGAGAGGCGGCTTCTAAGCACGAGGCTTATAAGAAGGCGACTTGGTATTAA
- a CDS encoding HPP family protein, whose amino-acid sequence MEAAGSRILLTGILPTIGPKYLELDYMTPSPRYYALNDMIKHTRGSDFQLHIRGVEELSILHDSVLFEACNTSFQMHLQIDPEDFISSFNWAQALAGPILGICTNSPLLLGRELWKETRIALFRQSIDTRPTRSALINKQPRVQFGTAWAQGDVSSIFRNEIAAHTVILHHEIKEDALRMARAGQAPKLEALNLHNGTLYNWNRACYGVGGGKAHLRIENRYVPSGPTVQDEMANFALWVGLMKARPSACDDMITAMDFKSAKNNFLKAARYGSESVMEWMGESLGVKKLIGRELLPMAESGLKSTGIDPADIQRYLTIIDKRLHAKDGSKWIVSNYREASKKYGKDAARRMLSKTMFDYQQEDNCIADWGPLCDFKAMDPPERISQIMSTGVITVREDDLAALATSIMDWKNIHHVPVVDRNDSLIGLLTWTHVIHTDYAVAIDDGLSVGDIMVKAVVSVAPDTDIQEAIKIMKHHEIGCLPVTEKGTLVGIVTIKDIQLYDPEPIDG is encoded by the coding sequence GTGGAAGCAGCGGGCAGCAGGATCCTACTCACAGGAATACTTCCCACTATCGGGCCCAAGTATTTGGAATTGGACTATATGACTCCCAGCCCAAGGTATTACGCCCTTAACGACATGATCAAACACACGCGTGGCAGTGACTTTCAATTACATATCCGCGGTGTAGAAGAACTAAGCATACTCCACGATTCTGTGCTTTTTGAAGCCTGTAATACCAGTTTTCAAATGCATTTACAGATCGATCCGGAGGATTTTATATCGAGCTTTAATTGGGCGCAAGCGCTAGCAGGTCCAATCCTTGGGATTTGTACCAATTCTCCCTTGCTATTGGGAAGAGAATTGTGGAAAGAGACCCGTATTGCACTGTTTAGACAAAGTATTGACACCAGACCTACACGCTCAGCACTAATAAATAAGCAGCCTCGAGTGCAATTCGGAACGGCTTGGGCTCAAGGCGACGTGAGTTCCATATTTAGAAACGAAATAGCAGCGCATACGGTGATCTTACATCACGAGATCAAAGAAGATGCATTGCGTATGGCGCGAGCCGGACAGGCTCCTAAATTAGAAGCCCTAAACCTACACAATGGCACGCTTTACAATTGGAACCGCGCTTGTTATGGTGTAGGCGGAGGAAAAGCGCATTTGCGTATAGAGAATCGCTATGTGCCTTCTGGACCTACGGTACAGGATGAAATGGCAAACTTTGCGCTCTGGGTTGGTCTTATGAAAGCCAGACCTAGCGCCTGCGACGATATGATCACCGCCATGGACTTTAAATCGGCCAAGAATAACTTTTTAAAAGCTGCCCGATATGGTTCTGAATCGGTAATGGAATGGATGGGCGAGAGTTTGGGCGTAAAAAAACTAATTGGGCGAGAGTTGCTTCCTATGGCAGAGTCAGGATTAAAGTCTACAGGAATAGACCCTGCGGATATTCAACGATATTTGACCATCATAGACAAACGCTTACACGCCAAAGACGGATCAAAATGGATTGTTTCCAATTATCGTGAGGCGAGCAAAAAATACGGTAAAGATGCTGCAAGACGCATGCTATCTAAGACCATGTTCGACTACCAACAAGAAGATAACTGTATTGCAGACTGGGGACCACTCTGTGATTTTAAAGCCATGGATCCGCCAGAAAGAATCTCACAGATCATGTCCACAGGGGTTATCACAGTGCGCGAAGATGACTTAGCCGCCTTGGCGACCAGTATTATGGACTGGAAGAACATACATCACGTTCCTGTGGTTGATCGCAACGATTCATTGATAGGATTGCTTACTTGGACCCATGTAATTCACACCGATTATGCCGTAGCTATAGACGATGGCTTAAGCGTTGGCGACATTATGGTTAAGGCGGTTGTTAGTGTTGCACCAGATACGGATATACAAGAAGCTATAAAGATCATGAAGCATCATGAAATTGGCTGTTTGCCGGTAACCGAGAAAGGAACCTTAGTAGGTATTGTGACCATTAAAGATATACAACTCTATGACCCTGAACCTATCGATGGCTGA